The Prevotella sp. E2-28 genome includes the window AAATCTGAATAAATATACCAACATGAAGGATAAGAAGAATCGATTGGAGGCACTGAGGCTGATTATTTCCAGCCAGCAAATGGGTAGTCAGGAAGAGTTGTTGAATGCTCTTCAGAACGAAGGTTTTAATCTGACACAAGCCACGCTGAGCCGTGACCTGAAGCAGCTAAAGGTTGCAAAGGCAGCCACCATGAGCGGCAACTACGTTTACGTACTCCCCAACGAGTCTATGTATAAACGCGTAAGCACGCACTCTTCCGTCCGCGAAATGATGCAGATGCCAGGTTTCATCAGCATCACCTATTCTGGCAACATGGCAGTTATCAAGACCCGCCCAGGTTATGCCAGCGCTATTGCTTGGAACATTGACCGTAGCGATATCCCTGAGATTCTGGGTACTATTGCTGGCGATGATAATATTTTTATTGTAATTAAAGAAGGCGTGAGCCATAGAGAAGTGACAGAAGCACTGAAAGAAGTGGTTCCTAACATAAAATAAAAGGAAACGAGAGATTGACACTTAAATTTAAATATGGAAAAAGAAGACATTGAGGTACTTGTAGCCCGTCCCGAGCATGAAATCTACGTGGACACCATCCTCGACACCATCGCCGAGGCAGCCAAGGTACGCGGCACAGGTATTGCCAAACGAACACACGAATATGTAGCCAAGAAGATGGCCGAGGCAAAGGCCGTCATCGCACTGACTAAGGACGGCCGCT containing:
- the argR gene encoding arginine repressor, with product MKDKKNRLEALRLIISSQQMGSQEELLNALQNEGFNLTQATLSRDLKQLKVAKAATMSGNYVYVLPNESMYKRVSTHSSVREMMQMPGFISITYSGNMAVIKTRPGYASAIAWNIDRSDIPEILGTIAGDDNIFIVIKEGVSHREVTEALKEVVPNIK